The stretch of DNA ACCGGAAAACTGGTGCTGCCGAGTGGGATTGAACCACCGACCTCACCCTTACCAAGGGTGTGCTCTACCACTGAGCTACGGCAGCAGGACCAGTACCCGTGCGAGCCGTGTGGCTCAATCGCGAGGACGGGGGGCTATTGCCACAGCTTGGCGGCAAGCGCAAGCCGCAAATTCCAACTTCGCGTCGATTGGGATGAAGGGACTTTTGGATTGGCGCGAATTCAGCTAATCCTGTCGCATGAACGAAAAGACCGAAACCGGCCAGCAGAGCCGCAAACAGGCGATCGAGGCACAGGCGAAACTGCGCCGCGAGCGCGCCGCCGACAAGCTCAGGGAAAATCTGGGGCGACGCAAACAGCAGGTCCGCGCCCGCCGTTCGGGCCAGGCCGACGAAACAAATGGGCTGCCCGCCGCAAAAATGGACGAATCGTAATGTTCCGTCCGACACGAATTGAAGCGTGTCGAGAAATCCCCTAAACACCTCACTCCTTATTCCAAGGCAGAACTTTCAGGAAAGGCGGGCTCGGCCCGTAAGCGCACATGGATCGTATCAGAATCGTCGGCGGTAATGAGCTGAATGGCATCATTCCGATTTCCGGCGCCAAGAATGCCGCACTGCCGCTGATGATCGCCTCGCTTCTGACCAGCGATACGCTGACGCTCGAAAACGTGCCGCATCTGGCCGATGTCGAGCTGCTGATGCGCATCCTCGGCAATCACGGCGTCGACGTCGCCGTTAACGGCCGCCGCGAGCGCCAGGAAGACGCCTATTCGCGCACGATCCATTTCACCTGCCGCACCATCGTCGATACGACCGCATCTTATGAACTGGTCTCGAAGATGCGCGCCTCCTTCTGGGTCATCGGCCCGTTGCTGGCGCGCGAAGGCCATTGCCGCGTTTCGCTGCCGGGCGGCTGTGCCATCGGCACGCGCCCCGTCGATCTCTTCATCGAAGGCCTGACGGCGCTCGGCGCCACGATGGAAATCGATGCCGGTTATATCAACGCCAAGGCGCCTGCCGGCGGCCTGATCGGCGCACGCTACACCTTCCCGAAGGTCTCCGTCGGCGCCACCCATGTGATGATGATGGCGGCAACGCTTGCCCGCGGCACGACTGTCATCGGCAATGCCGCCCGCGAGCCTGAGGTCGTCGACCTCGCCAACTGCCTGAACGCCATGGGCGCCAGGATATCGGGCGCGGGTACGGCGACGATCACCATCGAAGGCGTCACCTCGCTCTCCGGCGCCCGCCATCGCGTCCTGCCGGATCGCATCGAGACCGGCACCTACGCCA from Rhizobium leguminosarum bv. trifolii WSM1325 encodes:
- a CDS encoding UDP-N-acetylglucosamine 1-carboxyvinyltransferase (KEGG: rec:RHECIAT_CH0000654 UDP-N-acetylglucosamine 1-carboxyvinyltransferase protein~TIGRFAM: UDP-N-acetylglucosamine 1-carboxyvinyltransferase~PFAM: EPSP synthase (3-phosphoshikimate 1-carboxyvinyltransferase)), whose protein sequence is MDRIRIVGGNELNGIIPISGAKNAALPLMIASLLTSDTLTLENVPHLADVELLMRILGNHGVDVAVNGRRERQEDAYSRTIHFTCRTIVDTTASYELVSKMRASFWVIGPLLAREGHCRVSLPGGCAIGTRPVDLFIEGLTALGATMEIDAGYINAKAPAGGLIGARYTFPKVSVGATHVMMMAATLARGTTVIGNAAREPEVVDLANCLNAMGARISGAGTATITIEGVTSLSGARHRVLPDRIETGTYAMAVAMAGGDVVLENTDVALLETAVETLRRAGAEISSTNNGMRIKRNGAGIRPVDIVTDPFPGFPTDLQAQFMALMTRSSGVSHVTETIFENRFMHVQELARLGARISLSGQTAKIEGVQRLRGAPVMATDLRASVSLVIAGLAAEGETTVSRVYHLDRGFERLEEKLTRCGAIVERISE
- a CDS encoding conserved hypothetical protein (KEGG: rec:RHECIAT_CH0000653 hypothetical protein) codes for the protein MNEKTETGQQSRKQAIEAQAKLRRERAADKLRENLGRRKQQVRARRSGQADETNGLPAAKMDES